CTAATAGTAACCTTCTGTATGACAGAGGTATCTGTTGTATCCTAATAGTAACCTTCTGTATGACAGAGCTATCAGTTGTATTCTAACTTTAACCTTCTGTATGAGAGAGCAATCAGTTGTATTCTAACAGTAACCTTCTGTATGACAGAGCTATCAGTTGTATTCTAATAGTAACCTTCTGTATGACAGAGCTATCAGTTGTATTCTAACAGTAACCTTCTGTATGACAGAGCTATCAGTTGTATTCTAACTTTAACCTTCTGTATGACAGAGCTATCAGTTGTATTCTAACCAACCATAAGAATAATTAGTCATACTAATCTGCATGAACTGCCCAAGTTTTTGTGATGTGAATGCGCTAACAAGGTAATTTGATTTGTAGGTATCTCAGTCAGCCCTTTTGGAGACAATATTTTAGTACTACATCTGCATCCCAATGATTATGGGGTGAAAGGAGATGTGATACTGCAGACGCCAAACGTCTTTGAAACTTGTACGAAAATCGCTAATCAAGTGAAAAATCCTGAGCTGATTAACATCATCAGCAAAGGAGTGTAAGTATTCACGGACGCAGGTCATGTCCTACACTGCCCTTGACAGCCAGATAATTATGCGCTAGTTTACCTACATTGTTGAGCTGGGGGTCAAGGTAAGTTGAAGGGTCACCAAATTCATATCATGAAGTTTCAACAGAGAAGCATACTGTCAGGGCTTTAAGGGAAAATGCACTGTCAGGTTCTACAGCAAGATTTCTATAGATGTAGTTGAGGTAAATGTGTCTGTCACAATCTAAGAGTAGATTTGTCAGTTGTTAATTACCATGTGAACTCGCTCCCTTTTATCTTTGCAGTTTGGTGTGCATAAAACACTCACTAAAGACTGGCAAGGAAGGAATGATCGAGTTTTCTGAAGGCCCTATAGCCAAAACGACAAAAGGAAAAAATGGACACTTGTGTGTCATTTCCTCCGCGTAATACCTATTGCTCCACACATGCATTTTACTGGCCTACACTTTTTCATGACTTACTAACTTTGGAATTTTTTGTATAATTGGCAAGAAATATCCGAGCCACATCTTACGCATTGTTCTTTCTTATTCTTGTTCAATTCAATCCTGCCTGTTGTGATCCTGAGATGTTCCCTTTATTCTTCTTACACATTTACTGTCTGTATTCATTCCATCACCAGCACAACTTATTCAATTTTCTGTCTAGAATACTGGACAAGCTAATTTAGACATTATTTTTTTAGTCTTTTTCTTTTTGAACATCTTTCTTTTTGATTAGGGCTGAATTTATAAAGAAATGTTATTTATATGTTGCAGAAATAGAGTAGCTTTCTCTGCTTATTACAAAGTTTCTTACCTTTATGTcaacattaatatatatataacttcgTCAGCTCATGCTTTCACTGCTGCCATGCGCTCTGAGAGTAAACATCTAATTAAAGAGTGTATCAGGCACATTTTGCTCACGAGACTCGCTAAATATAACTTCGTCAGCGTTTCTGTCAACTATAAATTCTACGCTGGTAGTAGATTGAACGGGTGGCTCCGTCTGCTCCTGCGGTTCCTCTAGGCAATATGTAGATGGCATTGCGCTCCCTAGTAGCTCTGAGCTCGGTGCTTCTACAGAAGTAGAAGCTTCCTCAGTGAAATGTGAGTTTCTTACGTAAACCGAATTGCTCTCTCTGTCTCGATAAACACCTTCTGCCATGCCAGCATTAGTCTGATCATAAAGCagagtatttttatcatttgttttaAGGAGTATAATGGACTGCATTTTGGGCTGTCGGCTAGCATGCTCTCCTGTTGTTATTTCAAACCCTTCTCCTTCAATAATGATATCTTGAAGATCGAATGAGGAGTTATTCTCTCTACAAAATCATAAATAGCGAGTACTGGGTATGTAATGAGTGTGTAATGAATTACCTTCGATCTGAAAAGCTTGCAATAATGTTTCACTAAGAAAATTAAGAACAATTGAAAGGATTTGTTAGTCAATCACTAGTCAATTCAAGGGCTTTATTCGAGCGCTAGTCCCACTCTCATGAAAAGGTAAATAAGTAAGATGAGACGCTTTGATGAGCAAACAATTCCTTAGTCATTGGGTCAAGTTGAGAAATAATTTGAAACAGGTGGTCAATCAATCATTGACCAATTTTTCAAATCTCTTACTGTCAGATAGCATAATATAGCGCTATATCAATTAACTAATCATAGCTCAACAATCATGGTAGAAACAACGGAACAGTCATACAGTCGAAGGCTCACAGCTCATCTTACTGTTCAGTGATTGGCTGATGGCTGAACTCCATATCTTTCATCTAGTGATCATCTATTTACTCCCTCAAATATTCACAGACCAGCAAAGAATCTATGACTGGCCCTTTATTAATATTCTTATTGCTGTTCATGTGAGATATTTTTATAGCCTGTGAATAGACTGCAGGGCATACCTGTTGCTTTGGGCAGGAGCTTTTACATCAGCTTTTGAAGGAGTAGAAAGACTAAATGTTTCTATGCGTTCCACAGCTTTATGGTTAGTCTCAGTACCTATAAAGTCCATGTGATGAGTGTTTTCGACATGCCTTTTCAGATGATGCTTTTGTCGGAAGGAATATCTGTGAAAAAACGTGATCTATCTATACTATGTAAACTTTTTATGCAAAACCAACACAAGAGGCTGCTATTAGGCAGCAGAGCCAGTGTTCGAGAAACACGGATAACAGCAAatctataaaacaaaaaattctcATGCCTAGTTTTATCCACAAATTATTTAAACCTGCAACTCAATTACAGCTACAATTGAAACAATGAGCAGGCAACTCCGCGAGCAAGTGCTAACATCATCATCCAGATGGTAGAGATGCTATACTTGCTGTTGTCCTGCTTTACAAAAAGTTGTAATAGGCTAAGTGTGTGTCTCCAAAGAAGTGGATCACAAAGACAGCGGGTGTGATTATGTGATCAATAATCAAAGATTACAGAGACTTCGTAAGAACAACAACCAATCATACTTACCCGCATATCGAACAGGGAAAGTTGTTCATCTGACCATAGTGTGTCTTTAAATGTCCCCGACACATTCTCTCTGTCTTGAATCTAAAGGTGCAGTCATCAAATGTGCAACCATAAGGTCGTGACTTGTCATGAACCTTCAAAATAACTGATGCCAAGTTCAAATGCGTTAAGAGCTGGCAGTTATCACAAACCTACTCTTTAGAATTGAGGCTTTGCAGATATCCAACAACATCATACCACCACAGTCACCATTACCAACATGTTCGCATGTATTTCTCCATATAAAACAAACCAACATACTCGCATGTGTTTCTGTAGCAGAGAACAAACCAACATACTCGCATGTGTTTCTGTAGCAGAGAACGGACCAACATACTCGCATGTGTTTCTGTAGCAGAGAACAAACCAACATACTCGCATGTGTTTCTCCAGTGTGTCTTTAAGCTTATAAGCTTTACTACAGATCTCACAGACATGACTGCCAGTTCGATGTACTTGTCTGTGGCTCTGAATGGCAACTTTTACTGAAGAGACAAAGTTACATTCCTTGCACCGAAACTCCTTTGCCAAGTGCTTGTCTCTAAAGTGTGTgaacaaaaaacaaattaatcaatttttgcattgaaacttttgaaaaaactaAGCAATTGAAAGGGATTCAAAATAAGAGAAAAAGCTACAAACCCTGACAAAGCTTGTATTACTTTAACGAGAcatgctacatgtacatgttacatgtacatgctacATGCGTTGCAAGGTAACTAGTACATACTAATTATGAAGAGATGAGAGCTAAAACTGCTGGCACAACAATAATGCTCTTGTATAATAAATGGAGACTTGTAAGAAGCATTACAATGGGACATGAAACAAAGAGTGTTTAGGCTAATTAACTGTGATATAAATCTTTGAGAACACATGTTGGAGTTATACTCACCTGTGTGCTTTGAGTTTATGCTTGGTCGTCGCCACATGCTTACATAAATCACACTCGTAAAATGTTGGTTTAATGTGTTCCTTTTCTCTGTGCCTCTGCAGGTACGTTTTGCTAATAACATATACAGATCATTGCCAgagaaattatttttacttcTCTAAAACTCACATACATGTAGACATATATGACTGCTTATAAGTTTAGCTCTCACTTAGTGAAGTGCTTGTCACAGAAATCACATCTAAATGAGGAGCCATGATGCCCTCTGTTGGTCTGAAGTGCGGGTTTATTACTTGTCACAACCTGATGCTTGCTCAAATAGACTGACATCCTAGAAAATGAACAGAACCCTTTGGTAGCTTCACGATGATGATAGCGATTGAGCTCGCAATAGTGACACATCCCACACCAGTATTCATTATCTTGCCCCTTTGACACCTACCTTATAACCGTATTATTGTTACTCGAGACTAAGTCTTGCTTTTCTATGTCTTGTTTTAGAATATCTGGGTGTGTTCCCTGCATATGACCGATAAGGTCCACTATTGCAATAGATCGATATGTGCAATAGATACAGGACAGCCATCGCTTTGTGTATGCCAAGCTGCAAGTGTAAAGCTATAATTATCAGGAGATGAAAAACCACGCTGAACTTGTGAAGTAAAATGTACTGCATTTACAAATGACTGCTGACAGTTGTTTAGTCAAGCAGATCTCTAAACCTATTTTATGAAACAGAGCAACGATACTGTGAGAGATGATGAGATATTTTTGTAGTATATTGAGATAATAAATATGGCTAAATACGTGAACTTCTTtatagagaaaacaactctgaaTCACGGTGACCatttatgaaaatgttttgaCATTAACAGATGTTATACATAAGCAAATGTGAGACATATTTCAACAAACTGCTGACAACATATGATTGATTTCTCAGATTATTATGTACTTGAGGTTACCTGGCCTCCTTAATTTCCACTTCTTGAAGACGCAAAAAAAAATCATCGCATAGATCGCGGCCTCTTGAAACTTTTTTCCCGATGCCTTCTGTCTCGCCTGCTGCAACTAAATCATAGTACTGTAATGAACTTACACACAAATGTATGAGCAACAAATGTGAGCAGATGCAAGCCAACAGATACAAAACTTACCCGAGCTGATAAACTTTCTATCAGTTTTTTGTAGTCCAGAAAGGTTCTTAGGACCGTTGTTGGCAGCTCTGGATGGCTTGCATTTTGTTTTGGACACGACACTACTTTCGCAACATTTGAATTTACTTATGCCATGCACTTTGTGGAACACCGCGTAATGTAGCAGCAAAGAAGATTTCCGAGAGAATTTCAAGGGGCATAGCATACATAAGCTCGAAGAAGCCATGAGACTGTCATCAGCTTGCTGAGAACAAGCTTCTGGAACAACATAGCGGGTACGTGTAGGCATCCACTGAAGAAATGAAAAACCTGCTTACACATAGCTATTAGACTAATgtgtttttttctaaaagagCAAAGAGTTAACTCAGATTTGAAAGCTGCTGCTTGTATTTGGCAGCACAAGGGAATAAGGCTAGATAATGAGTCAAGTTAATACATGTTTTATTCTTGTTCCAGTTATGCTAGGTTAGACTACACTTGCAGACTTAACTATTTAAAGTGACAAAAATCTTATAACTTTTACCTAAAACTATTTGAAACTAATTCTGAACATCGGTAGTTTGTAAAACACTTTAATACAAAGTTCTGCACAACTTAAACACACACTCGCGTAAATTTTTTGCAATAAGATTGTTTCAGGAGGATAATACCTTATAAATCAGAATTAATAAAGAGATAAAGATATCAGTGAATAGCGACTTGAGTAAATATGCCCAAGCCGCCACTTTAGACTTGGCCACATTACTTAGGACATGCCAAGACATTACTTAGGACATGCCAAGACATTACTTAGGACATGCCAAGACATTACTTAGGACCTGCCTAGACATTACTTAGGACCTGCCTAGATACCAAATATTTCTTGCTGTGCTGATTGACAAAATTTATTCATACGGCATTTTGCAGCAAATtgtaaagtacatgtaggaGGATTTTGCATGAATGGTTAGAACAGATTATTTCGAAAAGTGCGTTTTCAATCATGGGGTAATAAAATCTGGTGCGTGTCCGGAATTGGTTTCCGGTCTAGTTCTCTTTTTCTTCAGCATAACAATGAGCTGCATTCAGACCTTTCTATTTGTTGCTGACCTTGTGTGGAGCTACATTgtacattatataataaaatatatttgtagcagTGCACTGATCTTGTGTGGAGCTACTGTATGTAATAAAGGATATTTATAGCACTGCACTATTTTCACTATACCTAGAAGTGATTCACTTGAATGTATGTAAAATGATTGCCATGTTTGTGAGTTTAAGGTCCAAGATTAGGTTTCAAGACAGACTGTAAGTACAAAGTGTTAGGATATTAGGGTCTGAAATGATAGTACAACATTCAGAATCAAACGTGTATTTAAGTGTTACGATATTAGGGCCTGAAATGATAGTACAACATTCAGAATCAAACGTGTATTTAAGTGTCAGGATATTAGGGTCTGAAATGATAGTACAACATTCAGAATCAAACGTGTATTTAAGTGTTAGGATATTAGGGCCTGAAATGATAGTACAACATTCAGAATCAAACGTGTATTTAAGTGTTAGGATATTAGGGTCTGAAATGATAGTACAACATTCAGAATCAAACGTGTATTTAAGTGTTAGGATATTAGGGTCTGAAATGATAGTACAACATTCAGAATCAAACGTGTATTTAAGTGTTAGGATATTAGGGTCTGAAATGATAGTACAACATTCAGAATCAAACGTGTATTTAAGTGTTAGGATATTAGGGCCTGAAATGATAGTACAACATTCAGAATCAAACGTGTATTTAAGTGTTAGAATATTAGGGTCTGAAATGATAGTACAACATTCAGAATCAAATGTGTATTTAAGTGTTAGGATATTAGGGTCTGAAATGATAGTACAACATTCAGAATCAAATGTGTATTTAAGTGTTAGGATATTAGGGTCTGAAATGATAATACAACATTCAGAATCAAACGTGTATTTAAGTGTTACGATATTAGGGTCTGAAATGATAGTACAACATTCAGAATCAAACGTGTATTTAAGTGTCAGGATATTAGGGTCTGAAATGATAGTACAACATTCAGAATCAAACGTGTATTTAAGTGTCAGGATATTAGGGTCTGAAATGATAGTACAACATTCAGAATCAAACGTGTATTTAAGTGTTAGGATATTAGGGTCTGAAATGATAGTACAACATTCAGAATCAAACGTGTATTTAAGTGTCAGGATATTAGGGTCTGAAATGATAGTACAACATTCAGAATCAAACGTGTATTTAAGTGTCAGGATATTAGGGTCTGAAATGATAGTACAACATTCAGAATCAAACGTGTATTTAAGTGTTAGGATATTAGGGTCTGAAATGATAGTACAACATTCAGAATCAAACGTGTATTTAAGTGTTAGGATATTAGGGCCTGAAATGATAGTACAACATTCAGAATCAAACGTGTATTTAAGTGTTAGGATATTAGGGTCTGAAATGATAGTACAACATtcagaattaaaaaaatacataattCACAATGCATAGTGTATTGAGCAAAATAACAATGCTGGCAGACCAAATACCGACTATTAAGCATGCACCAAATGAGTAGAATGACCTCCATTTCATAAAGgatctatattatatatcgCATGTAATATAACTATACCATACATAATATACCTATTTCGTACATAATATACCTATTTCGTGCGTAATATGCATGTGTtgtatacatgttatatatgtatCACAGATCtacaaatctcaatgtttgtctgtatgcCATTCATATGTTCAGTTATAGccataaagttttagcaacaaaaaattatcttcgtactggatttgaactcgcgacaTTCCAATTGCAAGTCTACCAACAAGCGTGCGTAGACCACGGGTTCGACCGTTCCTGTCTTTCCTATCCCTCTTACCATATAATGTATGTCCTTTACGTGATTGCGcatgctaaatgtgcactttttattattaattaatattactgtcagcatttattatttttttgaaatttcttaaaagcaaatttttttatcattgtgctacctatttttttaatttgtaatttttaaatgtgccgttacaTTCATATTCCGTTTTCGGTAAAcctgtaaaagctaaatgcttttCACGAGGACAACTGTATTATCTTGTGTAGGAATTGCCTCAACATTCGATATTCGGACATGCAGTCCGAtatctatggcgccttacagtgcctcgcgttgcgcgttcacaactcgagttgtacaactcgagttgccgtgttgtccaactcgagttgccgaattgtacaactcggcctgggtttatgacctcgagttgtgttacctatacgcaaaactaacacgggttcgtaaagaaagcaaagtgagtaattggggtgtctcatttacagaaatttaataataataataatgatttaaatatgtatacatatttaaattatatattggcgagatttgcgcatattcatttctataaatataaagagacaaaaacaattgtagaatgtaaaaagcaaactagaAACAATCTATATGAGAACCGAGCAGctaatttttttcccaaacaggtttacatacggcagtaaaattttggctcatgattggctttagaaatcgagttttagtaatcaaaacctacatcattacattgaaagtcaatagttataattagagaggaacacaaaattccaaaatattattcaaaatggcttaaattaatgagttttaagtgagcgtCTCTTACGTTtaaacagcactttttgaatgataacatcagttttgctacgtcatttagaattttgtgtttctttctaattataactattgatttctattttaatgatgtaagttttggttactaaaactcaattactaaagccaatcatgagccagaattttactgccgtatgtaaacctgtttgggaaaaagagattcgcagccagccgggcaacttctttttcaaatgaaaaaagagtcatctctctagaatctgacaagaaactgaatgaacaccgaaaatgaacatagaaattatttcaacggcgtttaatgatgcacaaaaaaattccatatagctagagaaaataaaatgatgagatgttctcaagccgagttgttgaactcgagttgctgttgaaagaactcggcttgggttttgatgaactcgagttgtgcaactcgagttgaacaactcgagttatatttacaaactcgagttgtacaactcgagttgtgcaactcgagttgtacaactcgagttgcaaactcggcacagtataattctaataattcgctattagttttagttttacagtgcatacatagtttaatttctattagctaacgggtgcctaataatataccattgttaatataaccagatctacggttatgctaccgtaataccagtatattgcaccttacttttgaaaagtcgcgttgcgtgttcacaactcgagttgtgcaactcgagttgatcaactcgagttgtgaacgcgcaacgcgaggcactgtaaggcgccatagatatctcatttttgcctttgtaccagtatcgagaggtaccagtatcgagaggtaccagtattgttcACCAAAACTGTGGATACAACGAGCTACTgcagcaacagtaacctttttatacacacacttccaaGTCTCATTGTTTAGTTTTtctgttaatttatttgaactgtacaaaaacacttttgtcatgatatgaagtttaaaagttagaatggtaaatgttgtatatgttaaataaaagtaaGCTTTCAGCGCAAAGACTATTATATTACCCacgcaacgccaggcattcatgtagtatattatataagtatcttatatatattatataagtaccatatatatatatatatatatatatatatatattgtacatgtgtATGGTATACgcatcatatctatatatatatttctcaaagtatgtccgtatgttGGTACACATTCCGGCAATAggtcttaaaatcttgaaataaagattCCATACCGAAGAAGAATCGATCTCGGACTCTGCAGTTTGCCAGTCGGACGCCCTACCCACTAGACTATAGAAACAGAATTGCTCGtcgccaatataagtcattatatgagagcaaatacctaacggGTTTGCTTACGACGGGGGTCAtcgcataacgtcacgagaagctgttcgctcacattattaaacgtactggctaatagcacgcaggctaatagcgagcaactctcactacttctcatggTTTATAAGACaacacacttttctcatgatatgtacagtagtttgaaagtgagaatggcaaatgttgttataaatcaaatacaaatcaattttctgtacaaagacttttctattacccgggcaatgccgggtagcacagctagtatatatatactagatgaatgccgtGTCATTGTCGTGTCCTGAAACACGTGTCGGCCAACTGGTCTGATATTGTTTTAATTGACATTCGAAGATCAATGGGACAAATAACTGACGTTGCGGTTCTAAATGACTGCAATATACATTAGCTATCaaagaaaaagtagaaaaataCCAGCCACTAATATAAGGAATAGAAAAATTTTGGGATATAAAAACATCATTTACACCAGTAGTCCTATGAGCATTAGGTGCATTAGGTGCAGTAACACATATCCATCAGATGTGGCTCAAACGACTCCCAGTAACATCGTACAATAATCAGTAATAGAAGAGTGCACTACTTGGAACAGAAAAGATTTTGAAACAAATGCACAAACTCCCAGGTCATGGTACAAGACTATAGTTTTGGTAGGCATTCCAATCCCGATGGATATAAGATAACATTTTTTCACTAAGACAGCGCCT
Above is a window of Watersipora subatra chromosome 3, tzWatSuba1.1, whole genome shotgun sequence DNA encoding:
- the LOC137391711 gene encoding LOW QUALITY PROTEIN: uncharacterized protein (The sequence of the model RefSeq protein was modified relative to this genomic sequence to represent the inferred CDS: substituted 1 base at 1 genomic stop codon), with the protein product MLKVVHNNVSTGHLCRSFSTTSQIFRERLIILGTGWGSYSVLKNIDKKIFDVIVVSPRNHFLFTPLLCMTTVGTLEFRSIVEPVRNSKFRKEAHYHLAKATSINTHKQTIECVNTITSQGRSYELQYDKLVIGVGSRPNTFNVPGVTEHAFFLKEISDARKIRNRLLANLELAVSPLSSNEDHERYNHIVIVGGGPTGVEFGAELYDFVKQDLGKLYPQSQAMVKVTLVEATDILSAFSDALRQYAEKKIKKRDQFTLLKDAVAEVRSDGVLLHSGKFLPCGLVVWSAGVAPNELTSLLPFKKNNIGQILVDERLQVLDVDKKNVYAIGDCSDIDGNSLPCTAQVAERQGRFLAQQLNKNDSSTFEYQGRGMLAYIGGYKAVAEVSEYKNSGFTSWILWRSAYMTRLGSWRLRMQVPIDWFKTFFFGRDTSRFDXFVCFACTEQPTFTNFSEFLSHKVRTCSQQADDSLMASSSLCMLCPLKFSRKSSLLLHYAVFHKVHGISKFKCCESSVVSKTKCKPSRAANNGPKNLSGLQKTDRKFISSVAAGETEGIGKKVSRGRDLCDDFFLRLQEVEIKEASLAYTKRWLSCIYCTYRSIAIVDLIGHMQGTHPDILKQDIEKQDLVSSNNNTVIRMSVYLSKHQVVTSNKPALQTNRGHHGSSFRCDFCDKHFTNKTYLQRHREKEHIKPTFYECDLCKHVATTKHKLKAHRDKHLAKEFRCKECNFVSSVKVAIQSHRQVHRTGSHVCEICSKAYKLKDTLEKHMRVHDKSRPYGCTFDDCTFRFKTERMCRGHLKTHYGQMNNFPCSICGYSFRQKHHLKRHVENTHHMDFIGTETNHKAVERIETFSLSTPSKADVKAPAQSNRENNSSFDLQDIIIEGEGFEITTGEHASRQPKMQSIILLKTNDKNTLLYDQTNAGMAEGVYRDRESNSVYVRNSHFTEEASTSVEAPSSELLGSAMPSTYCLEEPQEQTEPPVQSTTSVEFIVDRNADEVIFSESREQNVPDTLFN